The region AGTGTCTTCACTTCAGCCAGCAGCTGGGTCTTTGGTGCTTGTAGGGTCCTGGGTGCTGTCAGGGAGCAAAAGGAGAACTGGGCCTGACCAAGCTGGAACTGAGTGACCCTCATAGGTGAGTCCGAGACCCCCTGGAGGACCTAGTATTTCCCCTTGGAGGGAGGACTAGAGGGGCTTGGAATGTGGCACAAGAACCGTGAGAAGTCACCTGGGGGAGGTCAGTGTTGTCTCCCACTGCTGGCATTGTTCTTTCCCAAGTCACACTTTGCAGCAGGTCAGCACTCACAGTGCATGTGCAGCACGTAATTATTATGCATTGTACACACTGTGGTGTGTGAGGGGGAGGTTGTGAGGCTGGTGTGGGTCCTACCCCTCACCACCTTGGCCCTTTTGCACAGGTGAGAACCCTGTCTGTGGGCGCTCAGGAGCCatgggggaggacaggggagatGCCTGTGGATTTGGGGCACAGTTGAGTTCAGCAGCAGTTTGAATTCTGTGTGAACACAGAGCCTCTGGCAGTCCCAGTGGGACCCTGGGAGCGGGTGTGGGGAGCTGCTCTAGGGAGCCTGGCCCCTCAGTGTGGTCTCAGCGCTGTTGGCCTCATCCTTGGCGGTTCTGTCCAGTTCCGTTTCATGAATATTTCTGTTCGAGTTATTTCACCTGTGCTTTGCAGTCTCTcctttttaaggagaaaatgtgaCCCTTGTTTAAAAGCTTGTAGGAAACCCCTTCCTTCACCACCCTATTCTTACCCTTTACACAACAAATCTGGGAATTAAGGTGGtcaattttcatttttgctttctttttaatgaacatGCCTTTCAGAATAGGATTGTGTGAATCCTATGTTTAAAtggcagaaacaaagaaacaaaaacaatttcgAGCAATTGAGAGATGGCTACTGTAAGCAGGATGTAACATTTctgggtcacacacacacacacacttacacactcACACAGAACAAACAAGGCAGTAGTGTAAGTGTCTGCTGctagtttttttaatatagtgTCCGTGCCTGACATTAAggcacccatttcacagatatgCATCTCAAGGACTAGGTTGCCAACCATGTAACAGCTTCTAGCTAAGCAGTTAGATAAGCatccaggggtccccaacccacAGGTTCCCCTTTGAAAGCCTTGGGTAACCTAGATAACTGACCACAGGAGTGACTCCACTTTCTCTTCCTGCACCCTAATCTCACCTGGGCACCACTCCCTTGACCCCAGTGAAGTCAGAACTCCAGGACCCTGAAgttactctctctcttcctgtaaCCTTCCTGTGTAGCCAGCAGGGCCTGTCAGTAATAAACCCTGTGTTTCCCAAGCTCCCTGACAACTGCTGCTGAGGTGCATCTTGCTGTCCTGGGAAGAACCACAAGGGCTGGGTCAGTCACCACATTGGCTCCAGTTAGGGACGTGTGTTGGGGGCTCACCACAGGTAGGATGGGCCAAGTGATGCCCCAGGCCATGTCCACTGGGCACCAGTAGGCTGAGGCCTGTGCAACTAAACAGCGTGGGAGTTCCTTAAAAAAGTAAGCACAGAATTACCACCACATAATCCAGCGATTCTGCTCTTGGATATAAACCCTACATCACTGAAAGCAGGGGCCTGAGGGTATATTCGTACACCATGTTTGCGGTAGCGTTGTCCTCAGCAGCTGAGAGACTGCAATACCACAAGTGTCCATTCATGGACAATTAGATGAGCAAAATGCATATacgtatggccctggctggtgtagctccatgggttgagcaccagcctgcaaactaaggACGaccagatcaattcccagtcagggcacatgcccaggttccAGGTGAGGACCTCAGTTGTGGGAGCTCTGAGGCAAAACacaatcatttttctctccctatctttctcctttcatttcccactctctaaaaaataaattcataaaatctttcaTGAAATcagagcatgtgccctgatttctACATCAGAGTTTTTAAACGAAAATGGTGAAAGGACCAGAGTAGATCCCTTTGGAGTGGACAAAGGAGGGATCTCAGGCTTCCTGAGTCCCTGAAGGGCACCTGGCCCCTGCACCTGCCTGGGGGCTTCCAAACCTACTGAAGCCTCTCAGGTGTGCATTCAGGACAGGCCGGCAGTGGCCCCAGGTGTCCTCACCCCAGGGCTTAGTGACATTTCTCCGCCCATCACTTACTTGTCAGGGAAACTAGATCCCAGTGTCAGGGAAGGACAGCCTGCTTGGGACCTGTGACAGCCACCTGAGAGCTCTTCCAGGAAGCTGAAGGTTTCCCTTGGGACAGCCCGTCACCATGTCCACATGCCCACTCAGTGCTGAGCCTGCTGGAGTGAAAGGGAATGGTGGCTCACTGCTGGGAGACTGGGCAGGACCCCGCATTTCTACTGGACGCCCCAacatctccctcaaaactgtCAGGCAAaccctgcctctctgctcccacaGCCTGACTCGGCTGCGCTGACTCATGACTGTGCTGAGATAACTGATGAAGTGAATTCCAGCAGAACTGGTTGACAGGACCATCCCTCAGGAGAAGCAGACTGGCCTCTCTGTGCAGATGGAAGCAGCTCTATGgacaaaggagacagagagggtggGTACGCAGTTGTGACTCTTCAGGGAGCAGTGGAGGCCCAGGCCTTGCCACCGGGAGCCTCTGCTCAGAAAACCGAACTGATTACACTGACGGGGGCACTGGGAGTGTTGTGTGAAAGGAGAGTGAACGGGTGTATGGACTCAACATAAGCCTTTCTGATGTTGCAATCACATGGTTCCCTCTGGAAGGAACAAGAACTGTTAGCTTCCAATATGAGAGGGGAAGGAttcagcagaaattttaaaattattagaggtTGTTCAGGTGCCTTTGGAGGTGGCAGTGACGCTCCACCTGGGGCATCAGGAAGAGGACGCTGAAGTGCCTGGAGGAGGCAACCTGGGGGCACAGCAGCGAAGGAGGCTGCTAAAGGGACCTTGACAGTGGCTTTGGTAGCTGTTCTGGACCTGTCACAACTTGACCCTGAATAGTCGCCTGCAGACCTAGAGAGAGCTGAGAGCTGGGGTTTGATGAAGAAGCTGATAGTGgttggagaaagaatgagaaaggggTTATACCACGTCCTGAACctttagtagagccagtcatgaagTCGCCTGAGGCCATTCACAGTGGAAGGGACTCATCAACTGTGTACATCAAGCAGTGGCTCCCAGTTCCTGGAATTCTGAAGCCATACAAACAGTAATTGCTAGATGTGTTGTGTGGAAAGAACAACCCCCAAGACACCTCCCCATCAGAAGCAACCAGGGAAACAGCACCAAGGACTGCGCCCACTGGAGGACTGGCAGTTATACTTCACTTACATCCCCAGGGTCCAAGGAGGGATTTATTTGCTAGTGTTTGTTGCCACCTGTTCAGGGCGGGTAGAAGCCTATCCTACTAGAATGGGGAAATCCTCAAGCTAGTGAAAGGCTTAATGCTGGAAATAATTCCACCACACTTTGGCCTACCCAGCAGCATCCAGAGCAATAAGGAACctcttttcatttcagaaattacacagaaggttagtaaatTTCTAGGAATCCACTGGCGGCTCCAGACAGATGGAGACCTCGGGCTTCTGAAAGGTGCAGAAGAGCAAACACCCCCGAAGACAAACACAGCCGAGCTGAGCCAGGAAACTCATGTCCACTGGGATGAAGCCTtgcctattgccctgctcaggataaccGTGGTTCCCTGAGGTGGGATTCAATTGACTCCTTAGGAAACTGTGTGCAGGTGACTGTTTCAGGTGACACTTGTGGcggatagatgcagaaaaatgtaCATAGTAGCAACCCCCATGGCCCACCTTGCTGAAGGGCCGAAGGCCCTTGAGAGCTGTCCCGGGAGAGGCTGTCCAGGCCGGCTTGGTGCTCCACCACAGCAAGGCTGGAGGGCACCCGCTGCTCTTGCCAGAAGTCCACTGCTGGGCTCTACTGCCCCAGGGCCCTTTGCCTTGGACCCTGGGAAGTCAAGTCAGGCTCCTGACCCCTCCCTTATGAATGGGGCCTATCAGGGTTCCTCCCAGAGCCAGTGCTccatgcccagggctggggtgacTGGGAGCCCCAGTGGACTCCTGGACTTCCAGGAGTGCCTGGGCTCTGTGCCTTGCTCTGCATTACAGTGGAGGTCCCACAGACGAGCCACACTGAGAGAACcccttttttggggggtaggCTGGTGGGCctcagggccctgggcagggcaagTGGCTTCAAGCATGCCTGTTTGAAGCATGCGTATCCAGAATACATCAAGGTGCACCACTGGACTATTAGTTTCTAGAGGGCAGGGCTGTGACTGGCATTCCTCTCTCCAGCCGAGGCCTTggctgggcaaggtgccaggacAGGTCCTCATGCTCAGCCTGCTCCCTGTGCAGAGTCCTGGCGGGGAGGGTGCTCACTCTGCAGCCTATGGCGCCCCCTCACGGCCTCCCCATGGCCTGCAGGCCTCACTACAAACTCTGCCAACCATCCTAGCCCCTCCTTCCATGGCAGCAGGGACTAGGACTCACCATCTTCTCTGGGTTCGGTTATTATCAAGACATCCTTCAGCAGCAGCTAGCCAATGAGGTACATGGCCACCTCTGTGTCTTGGGGACATGCACAGGGGCTGGGATGTGTGTGACACACTGAAGCCCCTGGTGGCTGCCAAGTGAGCCTGAGTGAGGAGCAGATCAAGGACCATTTCTTCCAGCTTGAGGTGTGATAGCTGGTGTGTGGGCTAGGGATGCAGGTCAGGGCATGGGAAAGCcacttcccccaccacacccTAACCCTAACACAGGAGGACACACAGCTGAATGACACCAGCAAGGAGCATCTTGTGGCATAAGCAGTAGGCAGGCTATTCTGTGCATCCTAAAGCCTGGAGTGACATTTAGGTGGTTCATGGCAGGGCACAAGGCAGTGGGGCTTATAGAGTCTCAGTCAGAGTCAAGTGCAGTCTAAGCATGGCCATGGGGAAGGCCAATGGCTCAGCAGTGTAGGTGTGGTGGGGAAGCTGGGAGAACGCAGGGCGCTGGTTCTAGCCTGGACCCGATGAGTGAGAGGTGGCTGCACCAGCAGAGCTGACACCTGCTTTCTGTTTTCCCTGAAGACCCAGAAGCGCTATCATGAAGATATCTTTGGGGCTGTATTTCCCTCCAAGGTGAAAGAGGATGGGGTAGCGGGGAAGCCTGGGGATCCCAGAGCCCCTACAGCCTGTGGAAGTTAAAGATGCTGCCACCGAATTCCAGAATGGCCCCAGTTCTCCATTTCCTGAGGCCACAGGGAGATGGTGGGAAATTATATGCCCAGCCTCACATCCTATTTCTCTACCTCCCGCCCGCTTCACTTGACTTGTTACCAAGTAGCAGCTTGGACTGAGTGCAACCCCTTGTCTCCTTGGAGCCCACCCTTCCCCAAATAATGGAATACTGGGGCGTCCTTGGTGTGTGGAGAGCAAACCAGCAATGCCAGGCCTGGCCAGTGGGTGAGAAGGATGCATTTTTCCCCCTGACTGCACTACTGTGAGCGACCACCAGGAGGAGCTGTCTCACCGATCTGTCTGTACTCCTGCCCTTTCCATGGCAAGGTTCTTTAAGGAtttgtgtttaaaacaaaaacaaaaacaaaccacaaagCCTAGTCAGTCCCTGAGGGCCATTTAAGCCCTCCCTGTAAGACTTTGTGATGcagatatttatatgaaatgcattttcttttaaccacattgtgtgtgcgcatgtgtgtgtcaCAAGGAAACAGCCCTGAGTTATGTAGAGGTGGGCACTGGTGGTGGCCCAGCTTGGCCCTGCAGCTTCTTTAAATGCGTACAAGGGCTGCACATAGGGTGCACGTCTGGGAACCCGTGATGGGAACGAGTGATGGGCGAGGGGGCACCGGCCTCAGCCCAGCCTCACACAGGAGGCACTTCCCCCgaggggggcggcaggggggcgACGCTGCACAGGACACCAGCTCTTTAGCAGAGACCCTGACACTGGCCTTCTGATAAATCCGCTGCATTTCTCTCCAGGGCGGCTGCTTCATGAGACTTTGGCCAATATGATTGGGCCCCTGGATGACAAAGCAGGTGAGGTTGGGCTACGGTCAAGGCCTTGGCAGTGCGTGAAGGACACATGTCTTCCATGGGGAAGGCTTTTCAAGGGACTGAGCTATGTGTCCTTGTCCCGGTGGGAACGAGGAAGGCACTCAGCCAGGGGTGAGTGAGGGTCCGGTGAGGTCTGGCTCCCAGCTGGGGTTTGGCCTGTGTTTCCTTGGCTTCCCGACCCCTCACTCAGATGGGGTGGTGCAGGAAGAGGGGACACACCAAAGTGCGGTATCCTGGCGGTGCTTGGCACAATGGTCACCTAGCCCAGTGTCTCTTGGATGACAGCTTGCACGCTAAATGCCTGGGATCTCTCCAATACAGCCTTTGATTCAGGTGTGTGGTGGGGCCCAAGATTCCCCATTTGAAACCAGCTCCCAGGGGCAGTAGGTACTCCTGGCTCTCGGACTTTGCTTTGAGCCTCTGCCCTGGTTCCTGAGGCCCTGGCCTCTTGATGGAGTAGCAGGGTGGGTTGGCATCATGTGGACAAGACCTGGGTCCTCCTGCActggcccaggggctggcagACCCTACACACTGAGCCACTTTCCCCAGCACCACCTCCCCCCTAACACTGTGGAACCCACAATGGAACCACCAACAAGTTCCCTTCTGGGTCAGTTCCTCCTCACCCCGCCTTCCACCTTTTTCCAATGatggcctgccctgccctctggcttcctggccctgccctggccatcTCAGGGTTCTGGCCCAGCCCTTGGCCCATCTCACAAGCACGGGGCTGCTTTGTGGCTTCAACTCTGTTACCAAGCTTCCTGTCAGATGTTCCTCCCAAAAAGCCTGAGTCTGGCTGCTTTCTCCCACACCCTTGAGTGGTTTGTGGGGACCCACTGAGAACAGAAATGGGTCAGGACACCCCCATCCACGTGTGTCTGGGTTCTGCCCTTGGCCAGGACCTCCCCAATTCCAGAAACTCATGTGTCTCCAACACAATTGATAAACCACAGTCATCCCGTGCATGTGGGCACCAGGGATATTTCTCTCACTTTATCTGAAGCACAATGGAAAAGGGGGGCTTCCAGCTGAAGAAGGTCCTGTCTGTTGGTGGAGACTAAAAAGTGTCAGTCAAGGTCCCTTTCTTGGACGGGGGCAAGGGTTGGTGATGGTAGAAGGAAAGGGTAAAGGTTGGAGAAAGAGGGGACCTGAGGAGACCACCTCCCTTGTGAGTGACCAGCTGGTGGCTTGAGCTTGAGGTGGACTTGaatggaggctgggaaatgggaTCCAAGGTAGACAAGGGGTAGGCTGGGGGCTTGGGAAAGCCCAGGACCCTCCCTTTGTGCCCAAGGGACAGAACATGGGGCTTCAACCTGCACATACCACCCCCTTCCTCGGATGTTAGGATTGGGCAGCCAGAGCCCCAGGTGGTGCCCAGGCTGAGGAAGGCAGTCCcagccagctgcctcctccaccccagggggAATACAGCCAGAAGCAGGGCCACACAGGGACCCGGTCCCTCCAGATCCTTGGCGGGCTGGGAAGGACTGGGGCAGGGACAAGGGCAGGGAAGGTGGAGGTGATGAGTGGATCCCGACAGCGATGTGCTCCAGCTGATTGCCCAGGGCCAGGAATCCTGCCTATGTGTCCAGGCTGGTCAGCTGTATGTCACCTCCCACTTCCAGGACGTTGATGGCAGGCAGGTTCTGCAGGCGGTGGTTGTAGTCAAACAGGTGCTGACTGTTCACTGCCACCTTGTAGCCGGTATCCTCACACATGATCCCGACCTGGACAGACAGATGACCCTGTCATTTGTGGTGCACTTGGGAAGTCGGCAAACCTAAATGCAGGCTGggtctcctcccctcttcctgccttcctctaaCATGCATTGAGCATGCCCCACGCACATATCCAATCACACGGATTCATTCTTCACAAACATGCTCTCCTTCCCATCCTTTTACATATTCTGTTCCCCTGGCATAGAATGCCCTTCCCCCAGGCACCAaccacacacctgcccacatGGGGACATGCTGATGGCCCTTCAGGGTTCACCCCTGTCCAGCTGGGCTTCCCTGCCTTCTGCCCCCACCTCACCGCTGCTACTCAAGTCAGGAGCCCCCTCAGGTCCTgtgcccacccccatcctcacTCTCCCACTGCACCCTGAGTCTCCAGGGGCAGGAGCTCTGCCTTGTGCCCCCACATCTCTGGTACCTGCACCCAGGAGTGCCCCAGGCTGGCACCCCAGCAGAGACCCCTCCTAACTTGTCTTTTCACCCCAAATAGTCTCCACAAGGTGGTCAGAGCGCATCTGGGAAAACCCCATCATCCCCCACAACGCCCAGCGCGTGCAGCACACTTCCTGTGGGCCGGGTTCTGTGCTGAGCCTGTCACAACCCGGGGTCAGTGCACTCTCACGTCTCTGAGGTCAGTGTTGCTATTAGCCCCATTTTTCTGATggaaaacggaggctcagagcAGCCAAGTCACTTGCTCACAGTCACACAGTGTCTCTCAGTCAAAGCAGATTGCTCTCAGGTCCAAACACACCAACTCTCTCTGTCAAAgtccagatttttttctgttgcccTCAAGGCCCCACATGGGTCGTGTTCCAACTGGGGGTGGAGTGTCAGGGTCTATGTACAACACAGAtgcccaggctcctccctgcttggccccgggctGGGCCCGGCCTGGGTTTTTCCTTGTCAGGTTCCTGGGTGATTTGATTCTGTCCTTGGGGTTGGGAACCCCGGCTGTGCGACCTCAGCCTCCAGCCTCTCCGATCCCCACTCCTGCACAGTCCACGCCTGTGACCTCACTTTTGCAGCAACAGGTGCCCCTTCCCACATCTCCGGGAATGCACCCCTCAGATCCTTGTGGGCATCTCCTTCTGGCCCTGAGGTCTCCACTGCACTGTGGCCTCTGAGAGCTGTCCCCATCTCAGGGGTGTGGCCGCTGCCCAGGCCTCACTCTACCCCAGCAGCCTCTTTTGCTGTCAGTGAAGCACCTGTGGTGACCTGCCGTgattctcccccacctccactgtcAACTTCAGGGGCAGGAGCTGGTCTGCTGGCTTCATggctgtctccccctcccccaacaccagGAGCACTTCCTGCACTAAGCAGCCTTGAAACAGAGTTCATGAGTCATGAAccaatgagtgagtgagtgaatgagacCTCATTGTTGGGTTCGATCCTGCACTTAGTGACCTCAGGCGAGGACCCTGCACTTGAGTTGTTTCCTATCTGTAAACAGCAGATAACACCACCTCTTTATGGGGGACAGCAACTCTAAGACCATAACCACAAATATTTGTGACCACATTCTATTCTTCTGgacccagccctcaccccagagGCCTCAGCTACGACCCGCTTCCCTGggcccacacacacccccaccccctgcctcacGTGCCCTTCGGAGCCCCTCAGAGCTCCAGGATGGGGCACCTACCGAGAAGCCCTGGCCTCTGGAGAAGGGCATTGATCCGGGGAGGTAGGTCTCCTCAGTCCCCCAAGAGCCATTGATCCTGGTGTTTCGGACCACGGAGTTCTTGTTGAAACAGGAGTTGATCTGGAAGGCGATGTCACTCCCGGAGCGCAGGTTGATGTGGAACCTGGGGGCCGGCAGCTCACATGAGTCTCCTCTGCCCACTGagctccctgccctgtccctccccGGCCTGCCCAGAGCCAGGAGGAAGGCAAGAATGAGCTCGGGGTAGTTCTGTTCCCAGGAGAGCAGGCTTACCTCTGAGCGCTGGGCAGGACGGTGCCTAACACGGTGATGCTTTTGCCAGGGTGTACTCCACCGTGTATGGCAGTAAAGTAAGGCTGTTGGAGGAGATGGAGAGGTCACCCAGCAGCATCCAGAGCAGCAACCACTCTCAGGGGAACCTCCTGACAATTTCCATGAATTCGGATTGTTTACTGAGCTTGACAACTCTGCCTGAGAGTCATATCTCTTCAAGAAAGAATCGTGATGCCTTTACTTGGTTGTAAATGTCAAAGGGAAACACTCCAGGGTGCCTCAAATTAATTAGTGGGCTGAAACTGTCATGAGAAGGACTTTGGCCAGACACAGGGGACACTGGGGCTGAGGGGGGACAGTCATGTAATGTGCTCCTGATGAAGGGACACTGTTGAAGGTGAAAGCTCCTTTCAGCGGCTTCTCGCTCACTTGGGTGCTGATTCCAGCTTCCACAAGGACTGCTCCTCATTCTGTGAGccgcccttcccctcctccagtgcccagcacacgccaaccctccaccctccaccctctctgAGAAATCACTCACGTAGGTGGGGCTGGGGTACATCACAGGGGGGATCACAGCGTTCTTTTGAGAAGAGCCCAGGACATTCAGTGTGGGGTTGCACCCACGCCCATGCCCCACACACTCTGAGGGATGCTCTGACATGAAGCATCAGCCCCTGGGCCCTCCATTCACCCCCTCTCATGGCGGCCGGGTTGGAACTTCCTGCCATAGTCCCAGACCCCACCATGGCCACTGGTTCTGGGTCCTCCACAGGCAGCTCAGATACCTCCAGAGCACCCGTCTGACTTAGAccagcaggaggaagagaagcagcGACTTCAGTCTGTGACCAGCAGTCACATCCCGGGGATGTGAGCCTGCAGGGCCTCACACCCAGATGCTGGGGACACTGCACCCCCCTCTCAGTCACAGAAAGACCAGTTTTCCTGCTGGTCCGAGGGTCCTGCCTATTGGGGCCTCTGGGCAAAGGCAGCCTGATCCAGAGTTTCTGCCAGCCCAAGGGGAGTCTGAGTTGCAAGTCTcctgagcagagaacccagcCCCAAAAGTTCCTACCCCCCTTGCTAAACTGCCCCCGCCCCTTCTCTGGGACTAGAGAATTCAGTCCTTGGTGAAGGGGGACATCATAGGGGCTGTGAGCTGACCAGAGTTTTCAACTTACAGAGAGCATTTGTCCAGGCACACTCTGCATGGTATGGGTGACTGTTTGAgtctggaagaaagaaaagagggctTTAACCAGCTCTCACCGGTGTGAAGACCACCACCTGCCACCAGAGGGCACCATTTCACACACACCCTGGGAGTGGGCTCAGAGCCAGTAACCAGCTCAATGGCCCTGACAAGACCCCCCAGAACTGGAGCACAGAGGTCTTTCTCCTCTCAAGGGGATGAGGTAAGGGCAAAAGATTCTTCTGGAGAAGAAATATGGGTTCATTTGTGGCCGCTAGGCAATTTAGCTCGTCTCTGGGTTCATCGGGTGAGCCAACTACCCCTGCCGCCCAGACCTGcccaccgccaccaccacagTAGGGCCCGTGGTCGAGGGGAATGGCCCCAGCTGCCCCTGACCTGTGGTGGAGGCCTAATgcctggccctgcctctgccttctaACCCACAGGAGGTTCCAAAGGGACAGTGAGACACTCACTATGGGAGCTATGCTGGCCTGCCAGAACCTTGGGGGCTAACGGGGACGAGATCATCGAGATGAGAGTAAACATTGGTGCCACACGAGGCAGAGACAATGGCAGAAACTGGTGAGAACATGTCCCCACACTCACCCTCACTTCCCTCCTGCTCCCGAGCTAGCGGTCCTGAGCCTGAGgtcagggcagggctgcaggagagggAGCATCCCCACTGGCTCCCCCAGAGACAGCACAGGTGTCGGATACACATGCAGAACACAGGGCTGGCCTGGGCTCCCAGAGAGGCTCGGCCACCAATGCCTTCCAGGGTCACGGTCCACCCAGAAGGTGCAAGCTAGCATTTACCGAGGGCTACTGTGTGCCAAGCTCCCGCTCAGGATTTATGAGGGAGGCATCCTTAGCTTCTGCTCTGCTCGGTGACACAACCAGGCTCAGAAAGGTTCAGCAGTTGCCCAAGCCTGTCCAGGTGGCCAGTGATAAAATGCAAATGGGCACCCAGCTGTGCCTGACTGTATCCAGCATCCCCGGTCCTCCCCAGGCCAGGGCCAAAGTCCAGCTGCCCAGCAAGCCTTCCTGGAGCTCCTACCTGCACGGTGCCCTATCTGCACTGTGATGGGCCACAGGAAGGCTGGGTAGAGGCCTTGCCCTTTGTCTCCGCTACTCAAGTGACCAAAGGAAGGGCCAGGCCCAGCCCTTTTCCTATACTGAATCCTCTGCCCACCCAGCAAACTGTCCTTCCTCCCCTGGCTGGGGTCTGCTTCTGATGGCTGTGCAAACCACATTCCTCATTCAT is a window of Phyllostomus discolor isolate MPI-MPIP mPhyDis1 chromosome 8, mPhyDis1.pri.v3, whole genome shotgun sequence DNA encoding:
- the LOC114503398 gene encoding galectin-9-like gives rise to the protein MNVSSVQPPFMNPSVPFTGPIHGGLQEGLQITVTGIVHQSSATRFAVNFQTSFSDQDIAFHFNPRFEEGGYVVCNTRQGGSWGTEERKMQMPFQRGNPFELCFLVKKKKFQVTVNRNFFLQYIHRMDFHKVDTISVIGPVGLTNISFQPPRFWQASIAPITQTVTHTMQSVPGQMLSNAVIPPVMYPSPTYPYFTAIHGGVHPGKSITVLGTVLPSAQRFHINLRSGSDIAFQINSCFNKNSVVRNTRINGSWGTEETYLPGSMPFSRGQGFSVGIMCEDTGYKVAVNSQHLFDYNHRLQNLPAINVLEVGGDIQLTSLDT